DNA from Massilia antarctica:
GGCGCTGCTGGTCGACCAGCACGTAGCGCTGCGATGGCTGGAATGGTGCCAGTTCGGCGGGTGCCTCCATGAGCAGCGCGGCCAGGTCCAGGCTGGCGCTCCAGCGCGGCGCGCCGTTATACACCACCACCGGCAACACCGGCGGCAACAGCAAACCCGATGACAAGGCATGCCGCTTGACCAAGTCCTGGCACAGCAGGCCGACGTAGCTCTGCATGCGCAGCGCCATCCAGCGGTCCACGCCGGACTGGAATTCGAGCAGGATATACACGTACAGAACATGTTCGCCGATCCGCACGCGCCAGACCATGTCGCTCTGGCGCGCGGCCAGGCGCTCGCTCACGTACACGGGATCGACCCTTTCGAACGAGGACAGCGCCACATTGTCGAACAATGTGAAGGGCGTAAAGTGCGTGACCAGATCGCGCACCATTTCCGGGTGGGCGAACAGCGAACGGTAAGCGAGGTCGTTATAGGCGGGCATGGGGCATTCTAGCCACCGTCCCTGCCCGGGATTTGCGCCAGATCAGGCGTGCGCCATGCCCGGTTGCGCGTAGGCTGCCGAGGCCGGTGATCGGCAGTTGTTGCAAATCATGCGGCACCATCTTGCCGTACAAGCTGGGCAAAGCCGCTTACTGTGCGCCGGCGCTCCAGCCCCCGCCCAGCGCGCGGTACAAGGCCACCATATTGTTCACCTGGTTCTGGCGCAGGGTCACAGCGTTGAGCTCGGTCTGGTACAGATTGCGCTGCGCGTCGAGCACTTCCAGATACGAGGCATAGCCGGCCTGGTAGCGGTCCTTGGCAAAATCCAGGGTGCGCGCGAGGATGTCGCGGCGCTTTTGCGCGTGCTCCATCTGCGTTTGCAGGCGGATCACGCCGGCCAGGGCATTTTCCACTTCACTGAAGGCCGTCAGCACCACGCCGCGGTAGGCAAACGCCGCCTGGTCGCGCTGCGCCGTGGCCGCGTCGACCTGCGCGGTCAATCGTCCGGCCGAGAATACCGGTGCGAGCACGCTGCCGCCCAGGCTCCACAAGGTCACCGGATCATAATCGCGCCCGTTGGTGAGCAGGCTGCCGAATTTGGCGCTGATGGTCACGTGCGGCAGGAACTCGGCACGCCGCACCGACAAATTGACGTCGCTCGCGGCCACCAGCAACTGGCCCTGCGCCACGTCCGGCCGGCGCGCCAGCAGGTCCGACGGAATCGAGGCCGGCACCGGCAGCACCGGCAAGTCCTGGAAGCGCCGTTCGCGCAGCACCTCGCCCGGCAGTTCGCCCGCCAGCACGCGCAGGCTGTTTTCCTGGCGGCGGATGGCCAGTTCCAGTTCGGGAATGGCTTGCAGCACCGTTTCGTTTTCGGCCTGCGCCTGCGTCAGTTGCAGCTGCGAGGTATAGCCCACGCGCGCCTGGTCGGACGCGAGGCGCAGCGCTTCCGCGCGCGAGGCGGCGGTCGCCCTGGTGATCTGCAGCTGGGCGTCCAGCGCCAGCAGGCCGACGTACGCCTGCGCGGTGCTGGCCGCTACCGATAGCGCTACCCCATCGCGTTCGGCCTGGCTGGCCTGATACTGCAGCGAGGCGGCGCGCGACTGGTCGCGCAGGCGGCCGAACAGGTCGAGTTCCCAGCTGGCCTGCAATTCCGGTTGCAGCGAGCGCGAATGGACCAGGGCCGCGCCAGCCGGCGCGCGCGCGGAGGCGCCGCCCAGCACCGCGTTGACGGCCGGCAGGGAGGCCGAACCGGCCACCGTAACGAGCGCGCGCGCCTGCTCGACCCGGGCCACGGCGGCCAGCACATTGGTGTTGTGCGCGAGCGCTGTTTCCACCAGCTTTGTCAGGGTCGGGTCGCCGAAAGCGCGCCACCATTGCGCATCCACGTTGGCCTGCCCGGCCGGTCCATCGCGCCAGGCCTCGGGTACCGTCACTGTCGACAGCGGCGGCGCGGGACGCAGGGCCGGCATGCAGGCAGTCAGGCCGCAGGCGAGGCCCGCAGCCAGGAAGACGCGGCGCTTCACGGCTGCTGCTCCGCCGCGCCGGCCGTATCGACCTTGACGATCACCGACATGCCGGGCCGCAGGCGCCGTGCCAGATCCTGGTTGGGATCGATGACGATGCGCACCGGCAGGCGCTGGACCACCTTGGTGAAATTGCCGCTGGCGTTATCGGCGCGCAGCACGGAAAACTCCGAGCCGGTGGCCGGCGCGATCTGTTCGATATGCCCGCTCAGGGCGGCGCCATTGAAGGCGTCCACCGTGAACGTGGCGCGCTGGCCGATACGCATTTTCCAGGTCTGGTTTTCCTTGAAGTTCGCCACGATCCACATGGTGTCGGGGACCAGGAACAGCAATTGCGAACCGGCCGTGACGTACTGGCCCAGACGTACCGACGCTTCGCTCACCTGGCCGTCACGCGGGGCCTTGACGACCGTGTTCGACAAATCGATTTTCGCCAGCGCCAGCTGCGCTTCGGAGGTCTTGACCTGCGCTTCCAGGCCACCGCGCGAGACGGTTGTCGCCTTGACGGTTTCCTCGGCAATGGCGATATCGGCCTTGGCCTTGAGGACATTGGCACCAGCCAGTTGGGTCGTCATGCGCACGCGGTCGCGCTCATTGAGCGATACCGATCCCTTGGCCGCCAGCTCCTCGACCCGTCCCAGTTCGGCCGCGGCGCGATTGCGCTCGGCCTGCACCGCTACCAGGGTCGCGCGCGCGGCACCGCCACGGGCGCGGTTCTGGGCCTGGGTCTGGGTGAAGTTCTCCAGCGCGGCGATGGCGCCGTCGCGCTGGGCCTCGGCCTGTTCCACGCGCGCCTTGTAGATACGGTCGTCGATGCGCAGCAGCGGCTGGCCGGCCTTGACGAACTGGAAGTCCTTGACCAGTACCTCGGCCACATAGCCATTGACCTGCGGCGCCAGCACCGTGATCTGGCCGCGCACGTAGCCATTGTCGGTCTGGACCAGGGTGCTGTTGAAGGGGCCGAGGCGCCAGGCCCACATGATCAGCACGACGCCGGCCAGGGCGACGGCGGCCATCAGCGCCACGGTCCACGGCTTGGGCTTGATGTACTTGGGCGGAGGTTCGGGTACTACCGGCACGGCGGCCGGCGGGATGGGAGCGGCTGTGTCGCTGGAGTCGCCCGGCACCGGCGGGTTGGCCTCGTCGACGGGAGCTTCGCTGCGCGAAGGGGGAAGTGGATTGGTCATGGTTTAGCTGGCAGGGGCGCCCGCGGGCGCCTGGTTGAGTAAGGCTGCGGCTTCGCGCTTTTGCCGGCGCGCGAGGCGCACGGCGATAAACAGCGACCAGCCGAGGAACAGGATGGCGATCACGCCGCTCAGGGCGAAAACATCGTTGAACGCGAGGACATTCGCCTCGCGCCGGCTGATCTGAGCCAGTTGCGCCACGCCCTGGGCGGCGCGCAGGGCCGGGTCGGTGTTCACGCCCTGGTAGATCTGCTGCTGCAGGCGCAGGCGCTGGGCGACGACCGGGTCGGCCGGATTAAGCTGGGCATTGACCTGGGTCGAGTGCACATGCTCGCGGTGCAGCTGGTAGGTACTGAGCGCGGCGGCGCCGGTAAAGCCGCCCAGGCTTTGCGTCATCGCCAGCATGACGACAAAGGTGACCACGTGGTCGGCGCCGAATTTGAGCGCCTGCATGATGCCGATCATGATCATCGGTCCCATGAACATGCCCGCGCCCAGCGCCACCAGGAACTGGCTGACGAAAAAGTCGTGCGGGCGGTCAAGGCTGGTGCGGCCATAATCGAGCCAGGCGGCCACGCCGAACAGCAGGATCGACAACAGGATTTGCGGGATCACGGTCTTGGGACTGAAGGTCAGCGAACTGGCGACCATGCCGCAGATGGTGCCGGCCAGGATGACGGCGAACAGCGGCTGCATCTGGTCCGGCCCCATGCCGAGGGTGCGCAGCAGGCCGACCGCGCCGTAGGTCTGCTCGGACGTCAGGAAGCGGATCAGGAAGGCGCCGATCATGAAGCGGATCGTCGGCCCCATCATCAGCCAGCGCGTCTGGATCAGCGGATTGGCGCGGTGGTGTTCGATGAAGAGGGCCATCGTCATCAGGATCACGGCGCCGATCAGCAAATACGCCAGCCAGGGCGTGTCGAACCACCAGCCGGTGAAGCCCTGGGCCAGCACGGCGACGATCATCGCCACCGCCGGCGCCATCAGGGAAAAGGTGACGAAATCGAGCGGCTCGATCACCTTGATGTGGATCCCCGGCGGCAGCTTGAGCACCACCACGGCGGCCAGCGAACAGAGCGCCAGGCCGGCCTCGAACAGGTACAGATTGTGCCACTGGCCCATGTCGAGCAGGGCCGGCGACATCAGCCAGGCCAGCGGCGTGGCGATCTGCGCGATGCCCACCCCGAGCACCAGCATCTTGCCGGTGTATTTTTTCGGTGCGGCCTGCAGCATGTAGAGCATGGCCAGGGTGCTGGTGGTGGCGCCGGCCAGGCCGCTGGCGGCGCGTACCAGGATGGCCATCTCGAAGCCGCCCACCAGCAGGTGCAGCAGGGTGACGAAGGCGTACAGCGACAGGCCGATCTCGGCGAACAGGCGCAGGCCGAACTGCTGGCGGAACTTGAACACCATCAGGTTCGACGTGACGTTGACCATGATGTAGGCCGCCGGCAGCCAGGCCGCTTCGGCCGGGGTCAGGCCCAAGGTACCCTGGATGGCCGGCAGGTTGGCCGACACCAGCGCATTGCCCAGGCCGCCGGTAATGCCGACCAGCAGGGCCACGCAGGCGTAGGCAAAGCGGATGTGGGGCGGATGCCAGGGCATCGACGCCGAACCCGGCATGCTCGGTTTTTCGTGCTCTTCCCAGGCGGGAGTCGGTTTCAGGTACTGGGGCGGTGCTGCCATGCGGGCGGACTCCGGGCGACGGGCCGGCGATGTCGAGCGCCTCGGCTCCGGGATTGATAATGGGAAAATTATAAGATAAATAGCCGGCCGCTGTAGCGCGCCGGCCCGTCAA
Protein-coding regions in this window:
- a CDS encoding HlyD family secretion protein produces the protein MTNPLPPSRSEAPVDEANPPVPGDSSDTAAPIPPAAVPVVPEPPPKYIKPKPWTVALMAAVALAGVVLIMWAWRLGPFNSTLVQTDNGYVRGQITVLAPQVNGYVAEVLVKDFQFVKAGQPLLRIDDRIYKARVEQAEAQRDGAIAALENFTQTQAQNRARGGAARATLVAVQAERNRAAAELGRVEELAAKGSVSLNERDRVRMTTQLAGANVLKAKADIAIAEETVKATTVSRGGLEAQVKTSEAQLALAKIDLSNTVVKAPRDGQVSEASVRLGQYVTAGSQLLFLVPDTMWIVANFKENQTWKMRIGQRATFTVDAFNGAALSGHIEQIAPATGSEFSVLRADNASGNFTKVVQRLPVRIVIDPNQDLARRLRPGMSVIVKVDTAGAAEQQP
- a CDS encoding efflux transporter outer membrane subunit — protein: MKRRVFLAAGLACGLTACMPALRPAPPLSTVTVPEAWRDGPAGQANVDAQWWRAFGDPTLTKLVETALAHNTNVLAAVARVEQARALVTVAGSASLPAVNAVLGGASARAPAGAALVHSRSLQPELQASWELDLFGRLRDQSRAASLQYQASQAERDGVALSVAASTAQAYVGLLALDAQLQITRATAASRAEALRLASDQARVGYTSQLQLTQAQAENETVLQAIPELELAIRRQENSLRVLAGELPGEVLRERRFQDLPVLPVPASIPSDLLARRPDVAQGQLLVAASDVNLSVRRAEFLPHVTISAKFGSLLTNGRDYDPVTLWSLGGSVLAPVFSAGRLTAQVDAATAQRDQAAFAYRGVVLTAFSEVENALAGVIRLQTQMEHAQKRRDILARTLDFAKDRYQAGYASYLEVLDAQRNLYQTELNAVTLRQNQVNNMVALYRALGGGWSAGAQ
- a CDS encoding MFS transporter; translation: MAAPPQYLKPTPAWEEHEKPSMPGSASMPWHPPHIRFAYACVALLVGITGGLGNALVSANLPAIQGTLGLTPAEAAWLPAAYIMVNVTSNLMVFKFRQQFGLRLFAEIGLSLYAFVTLLHLLVGGFEMAILVRAASGLAGATTSTLAMLYMLQAAPKKYTGKMLVLGVGIAQIATPLAWLMSPALLDMGQWHNLYLFEAGLALCSLAAVVVLKLPPGIHIKVIEPLDFVTFSLMAPAVAMIVAVLAQGFTGWWFDTPWLAYLLIGAVILMTMALFIEHHRANPLIQTRWLMMGPTIRFMIGAFLIRFLTSEQTYGAVGLLRTLGMGPDQMQPLFAVILAGTICGMVASSLTFSPKTVIPQILLSILLFGVAAWLDYGRTSLDRPHDFFVSQFLVALGAGMFMGPMIMIGIMQALKFGADHVVTFVVMLAMTQSLGGFTGAAALSTYQLHREHVHSTQVNAQLNPADPVVAQRLRLQQQIYQGVNTDPALRAAQGVAQLAQISRREANVLAFNDVFALSGVIAILFLGWSLFIAVRLARRQKREAAALLNQAPAGAPAS